Part of the Trichoplusia ni isolate ovarian cell line Hi5 chromosome 16, tn1, whole genome shotgun sequence genome, AAGTTACATCGAAAGCAAAATTGATCACCAAATATCTAAACGTTTTGCTACCAACCCTTTACTCACTCTCATGTGATCTAAGTCACAAGCCTCCAAGTCGATGGCCTTGAGGTCTAACTTCCTCACAGCGTCCTTCAGTTCCAGCAAGCCAGGGTCATCACGCGTGAGGAAGGTGCACTCCTCGTCGAAGTACCTCTTCATCCTACGACGCACATCGTCATTATAAGTGATGTAGCCATAAGGTCGCTCAGCTGCCGCCACCGTTGTGTCCGTTGGCATGTACCTGGGGATGGCATAATTCTAACTTGAATTTGTATGGTTGATATAGTTCTTCAAAAATTACAATCCGAGAGTAATTGATTCAATTTGAGCTACCAAGTTTAGTTTTTGAAGATTCGCTACACAGGACTTACTGGAGAGAACCGCGATTCATCCTTTACGACTTTTTAAGGTGCTCAGACGAAGGAGGAAGAaggtattgatttattttttgctaggGAGAAAATATTCAGGGAAGAGACACGTCATAGTGAAGGAGATATCTATTTCATAGCCACAAGCTCTATCGAACACATTTCAGGCTGTTCGTACTTTAAAGATTTTCTTACAACTCAGTACTTTTACATATAGCCAAGTGAGTGTTTACATTTCATTAAAGATGTAGATGGATGTACTGATAAAGCTAGGTACTTATGTTGTTATCGGCACACGATCACGTTGTGATAAGACCTCTCGTATTGTAATCTGCTAtgaatgattgttttgtttcgaACTCACTAGTTTATTGCTTTTACATATAAATGTAGGGCAAATTATTCTCCCTTTCAATCATTGATAAATAAGAAGTTTTACGTAATAACGATGATAGTATTTTACCGTTTATAAATTTGCTTTACCTCAATCAGCGTTCATATAGATGTCCatgttaaaattttctttgtgaATGTAGGTCTAATGTCGGTGGAGGACGCTAAACATTATGTAGTGATTCAAGATAATATTCAGAAGCACCTTAATTCTAGGTTTAAATAACTTCTGAACACCAGCCGAATAACTTTTATAAGAAGAACCAGTTCTTCTCAGCACTACTGCTATGAACAGATGAATACAGAAAGAGAAGAGGGAGGCTCTGGCCAACAGGGGAGTATCGTGGGCGGTATGTCGCTTATTGCCAgagttgtttctttttaatataagtcCTAGCAAAATATCCTTATTTCCTACCTGTTAAGTTTAGCGACATAGTCCGTCGGGAACCGCTCCATGGCGTACCGCATATGATCCCAGGGGTTGCTGTAGTTCAGCCGCCGGTACTAGAAAAAACCAGCCGTCTTGAATCATGACATTATACAATTATCTGGCCTCACACACTGCGTGAAGGTTGGGGAAGGTCAAAACTGCACTTTCACTTCAATGTTATTACGTGCTTACTGTAAATAATATCGACTTATTCCGGAAATTCATGAAGTTTCTACTTGTTTCAAGTGAACTTTAATTTTTCTAGATGGTTACATAATCATGATgacaaaaactataaagttcttatattttatctaaagaCACTTGCATGTCTTTAGATAAAACATAAGTGAGTAAGCGTCAAAAATTCGTCATTTCGTCAATTCGTCATACATACTTAGAGC contains:
- the LOC113501738 gene encoding uncharacterized protein LOC113501738 isoform X2 — protein: MNMFDSLLNSIPKNRLDYVNDLEIPDYTLSPYIWTDLDDSLSTISESIYRRLNYSNPWDHMRYAMERFPTDYVAKLNRYMPTDTTVAAAERPYGYITYNDDVRRRMKRYFDEECTFLTRDDPGLLELKDAVRKLDLKAIDLEACDLDHMRSLDYYYRYYPYDYWWWSPTYSRYRRRYYPSYLNSRYYKYKYTYPSYYL
- the LOC113501738 gene encoding uncharacterized protein LOC113501738 isoform X4, coding for MNFRNKSILFTYRRLNYSNPWDHMRYAMERFPTDYVAKLNRYMPTDTTVAAAERPYGYITYNDDVRRRMKRYFDEECTFLTRDDPGLLELKDAVRKLDLKAIDLEACDLDHMRSLDYYYRYYPYDYWWWSPTYSRYRRRYYPSYLNSRYYKYKYTYPSYYL
- the LOC113501738 gene encoding uncharacterized protein LOC113501738 isoform X3 gives rise to the protein MNMFDSLLNSIPKNRLDYVNDLEIPDYTLSPYIWTDLDDSLSTISESIVSGGPEQCERGSINTASSIPLSRAMTDSDIDYDRYKRYRRLNYSNPWDHMRYAMERFPTDYVAKLNRYMPTDTTVAAAERPYGYITYNDDVRRRMKRYFDEECTFLTRDDPGLLELKDAVRKLDLKAIDLEACDLDHMRVSKGA